The DNA segment AGACCTCCCGGATGCCGCCGGCCCGTTCCGCCGCGGCCCGTGCGACGGGCGCGAGCGCGCCCACGGTGACGATCCACCGTGCGCCGCTGTCGGCGAGCTGCCGGGCGAACTCCTCGGCGGTGGAGAGCGGATGGATCAGGGTGACCGGTGCGCCGGCGCGCGCGGCGCCGTAGAAGGCGGCCGGGTAGTCGATGGTGTTGGGGCTGTGCAGGGCCAGCACGTCGCCCTTGCGGACCCCCGCGGCGGCCAGTCCCGCGGCGATCCTGCGGTGGTCGGCGTCGAGTTGCGCGTAGCCGACGGTGGTGCCGTCGGTGCCGTCGATCAGCGCGGGGGCGTCGCCCCGGGCCGCGGCGCCGCCCAGGACGGCTTCGTGGATGGGCAGTTCGACGGCCGGAACGTCTGTGTAGTGGCTGTAGCGGCTGGACAGGACCACGGCGGCTCCTCACGGCCAGACGGTGGGCGTGGCGGGCTCAGTAGGACTTGGGCAGGCCGAGGCTCTGGTGGGACACGTAGTTGAGGATCATCTCCCTGCTGACCGGCGCGATCCTGGCCACCCGGGCCGCGGTGATCAGCGACGCGATGCCGAACTCGCTGGTCAGGCCGTTGCCTCCGAGGGTGTGCACCGCCTGGTCGACGGCGCGCACGCACGCCTCCCCCGCGGCGTACTTGGCCATGTTCGCGGCCTCTCCCGCGCCGGCGTCGTCGCCCGCGTCGTACAGGCGGGCCGCCTTCTGCATCATCAGGCGGGCGAGCTCCAGCTCGATGTGGGCCTGCGCCAGGGGATGCGCGATGGCCTGGTGGGCTCCGATGGGAGCCTGCCAGACGGAGCGCTCCTTGGCGTACGCCACGGCCCGGTCGAGCGCGTAGCGGCCCATGCCGATCGCGAACGCGGCGGTCATGATGCGCTCGGGGTTGAGCCCGGCGAAGAGCTGGAGCAGGCCGGCGTCCTCGTCCCCGACGAGCGCGTCCGCGGGCAGCCGCACGTCGTCCAGGACCAGCTCGAACTGCTTCTCCGCGGCGTTCAGTTCCATGTCTATCCGCCGCCGCGAGAAGCCCTCGGCGTCCCTCGGGACGACGAACAGGCACGGCTTGAGCTTGCCGGTGCGGGCGTCCTCGGTGCGGCCGACGATCAGCGTGGCGTCCGCGATGTCGACCCCGGAGACGAACACCTTGCGGCCGGTCAGCAGCCAGTCGCCGGTGGCCTCGTCGCGGCGGGCGGTGGTGGTGATGCGGTGCGAGTTGGAGCCCGCGTCGGGCTCCGTGATGCCGAACGCCATGGTGCGGCTGCCGTCGGCGAGCGCCGGCAGCCACTCCGCCTTCTGGGCGCCGGTGCCGAAGCGGGCGATGACGGTTCCGCAGATGGCGGGCGACACGACCATCATCAGCAGGGGGCAGCCCGCGGCGCCGAGTTCCTCCAGCACGAGGGAGAGCTCCTGGATGCCGCCGCCCCCGCCGCCGTACTCCTCGGGGAGGTTGACGCCGAGGTAGCCGAGCTTCGCCGTCTCGCGCCACAGTTCGTCCGGGTGTCCGCCGGCGCCCACCACGGACGTCATGTAGGCGCGGCCGTAGCGCCTGCCGAGCGCGGCGACGGCGGCGCGCAGGTCCCGGTGTTCCGCGCTTTCGTCGCTTTCCTGAGCCGTGCTGCGAGCGGTGCTCATCGGGGCATCTCCTCCGTGCTCTTCGCGGGCAGGTCTTCCGTGCTCTTCGCGGGCAGGTCTTCCGTGCTCATCAGGGCGTCTGGTCCGTGCTCTTCACGGGCGCCCCCGTGCTCTCCGCGGGCGACTCCTCCGTGACGACGGCGAGGAGCGTGCCGGACTCGACCTGGTGGCCCAGGGCGGCGTGCAGGGCGGTGAGGGTGCCGGTGGCCGGCGCGGTGACGGTGTGCTCCATCTTCATCGCCTCCAGCCACAGCAGGGGCGCTCCCGCGGTCACCCGGGCCCCTTCCGCGACGCCCTCCGCGAGGCGGACGACGGTGCCCGGCATCGGGGCGAGCAGCGATCCCGGCGGGCGTTCCTCCGCGGCCGGCAGCGGCAGGCGGGGCAGCGCGGTGAGGGCGGTGTCGCCGACCCACACCCGCGCGCCGCGCACCGTGACGTCGAACGTGCGCCGCACGCCGCCGGCTTCGAGCACGACGCGGTCCGCGGCGGCGCGCAGGACGCGGATGTCGTGGGCGGGGGCGGTGCCCTGGGCCGCACCTGGGGCCGCACCCTGGGCTGTGCGTCCCTCCGGTTCGGTACGCAGGACGTCCTCGACCACGAGCCCGTCGCGGGTGTGCCGGTAGCGGACCTCGTACTCGGTGCCGTCCGGCTCGCCGCGGTACCGCCTGGCCTGCGGCTGCGAGGGGACGTTGCGGAAGCCGCCGAAGCGCGAGCGGCCCTGGGCCGCGGCCACCGCGGCGGCCACCGGGGCGAGCGGGTCGGGGGCGGCGGCGGTCAGCTCGCCCAGGTGGCGTTCGTAGAAGCCGGTGTCCATGCGGCCGGCGGCGAACTCCGGGTGCCGCAGCGACCGCAGAAGCAACTCCCTGTTGGTGACGAGGCCCTGCACGCGTGCGTGCTCCAGCGCCCCGGCGAGCCTGCGCACCGCCTCCGCGCGCGTGGGCGCCCACGCGACCACCTTGGCGAGCAGCGGGTCGTAGTGCATGCCGACGCGGTCGCCGTCCTCGTACCCGGTGTCGAGCCGCAGGCCCCGTCCGCCCGCTCCCGCTCCCGTGCTCCCTAGGGCGAACGGTCCGGTGGTGCTCCCTAGGGCGAACGGTCCCGGGGTGCTCCCCGTGGCACCGGCACCGGCACCGGCACCGGGGGCGCCCTGGGTGGCCGTCCCCGGCACGGCGCCCGGGACGTGCAGGCGGTGCAGGACGCCGGTGGACGGGGCCCAGCCCCGGGCCGGGTCCTCGGCGTAGAGGCGGGCCTCGACGGCGTGGCCGCGCGGGGCCGGCGGGGCGCCGGCCCCGGGGACGGCGGCACGGTCGGCAACGTCAGCGTCAGCATGGTCGGCAGCAGCGGACGAGTCCGCGCCCTCGTACAGGCGCCGGCCCTCGGCGATCCGGATCTGCCAGGCGACCAGGTCGAGCCCGAACACGGCCTCGGTGACCGGGTGTTCCACCTGGAGGCGGGTGTTCATCTCCAGGAAGTGCACGCGCGCGTCCGCGCCGCCGTCGTCCCCATCAGCCGGAGCCACGGCCCCTTCTCCCCCAGCGCCTTCCCCGATCCCGGCCCCTTCGTCGATCAGGAACTCGACCGTGCCCGCGCCGACGTACCCGGTGGCCCGCACCGCGCGCTCGGCGGCCTCGGTGAGGCGCCGCACGAGGCCCGGGGCGAGACCGGGTGCCGGGGCCTCCTCGATCACCTTCTGGTGGCGGCGCTGGAGGGAGCAGTCGCGGGTGCCGAGGGTCCACACGGTGCCGTGCGCGTCGGCCAGCACCTGCACCTCGACGTGCCGGCCGCCCTCGATGTACGGCTCGACGAACACCTCGCCGTCCCCGAACGCGCTCGCCGCCTCGGCGCGCGCGGCGGCCAGCTCCGCGTCCAGCGCGGCCAGGTCCCGGACCACCCGCATCCCGCGCCCGCCGCCGCCCGCAGCGGCCTTCACCAGCACCGGCAGGTCGTCCTCGGTGAGTGCGGCGGGGTCGGTCACCACGGGGACGCCCATGAGCTTCTTGGCGACCGTCTTGGACGCCATCGCCTCGATGGCCTCCGGCGGCGGGCCGACCCACACCAGGCCGGCGCCGGTGACCGCGCGCGCGAAGTCCGCGTTCTCGGAGAGGAAGCCGTATCCGGGGTGCACGGCGTCCGCGCCCGCCGCGAGGGCGGCCTTCACGACGAGGTCGCCGCGCAGGTAGGTGTCCGCGGGGGCCTCCCCCGGCAGGCGTACCGCGGAGTCGGCCACGCGCGCGTGCAGCGCGTCGGCGTCCGCGTCCGAGTACACCGCCACGGTGGCGATGCCCAGGTCGCGGCAGGTGCGCACGATCCGGCAGGCGATCTCGCCGCGGTTGGCGACGAGCAGGGAGGTGATCACCGTTGGCTTACCGTCCGTTCGTCCGACATACCGTCCGTCCCGTCCCGATACCGCTGTCGTGTCGTGTCCTGTTCTCTGTCCTGTCGCGTCACGGCGCCGTCCTCCCCGTCGCTCACGGCGCCGTCCTCCCCGTCACATCCGGAAGACGCCGAAGCCGCCGCGCACGCCCTCGTAGGGCGCCGTGTGAATGGCGGAGAGGCACAGGCCGAGCACGGTGCGGGTGTCGCGGGGGTCGATCACCGCGTCGTCGTACAGCCGGCCCGACAGGAACATCGGCAGCGACTCCGACTCGATCTGCTGCTCCACCATCGCCCGCAGCCCCGCGTCGGCCTCCTCGTCGTACGGCTTCCCGCGGGCGACGGCGGACTGCCGGGCGACGATCGACAGCACCCCGGCGAGCTGCTGGGGCCCCATCACGGCGGACTTGGCGCTCGGCCAGGCGAAGAGGAACCTGGGGTCGTAGGCCCGGCCGCACATGCCGTAGTGCCCGGCGCCGTACGAGGCGCCCATGAGCACGGACAGGTGCGGCACCCGGGAGTTGGAGACGGCGTTGATCATCATCGCGCCGTGCTTGATGATGCCGCCCTGCTCGTAGCTGCTGCCCACCATGTAGCCGGTGGTGTTGTGCAGGAACACGAGCGGGATGTCCCGCTGGTTGGCCAACTGGATGAACTGCGCCGCCTTCTGCGACTCCGCGCTGAACAGCACGCCCTGGGCGTTCGCCAGGACGCCGACGGGGTAGCCGTGCAGCCGCGCCCAGCCGGTGGCGAGACTGGGCCCGTAGAGCGGCTTGAACTCGTCGAAGTCCGAGCCGTCGACGACCCGGGCGACCACCTCGCGCGGGTCGAACGGGACCTTCAGGTCGCCCGGGACGACGCCGAGGAGCTCGTCGGCGTCGTAGGCGGGCGGCTCGACCCCGTCCGGTGCCGGATCCGGGTACGCCTTGCGGTGGTTGAGGCGGGCCACGACCCGGCGGGCCTGGCGCAGGGCGTCGTGCTCGTCGACGGCGAAGTGGTCGGCGAGGCCGGACACGCGCGCGTGCATCTCGGCGCCGCCCAGGGACTCGTCGTCGCTCTCCTCGCCGGTGGCCATCCTCACCAGCGGCGGGCCGCCGAGGAACACCTTGGAGCGCTCCTTGACCATGATCACGTGGTCGGACATGCCCGGCACGTAGGCGCCGCCCGCGGTGGAGTTGCCGAAGACCACGGCCAGGGTGGGGATGCCGGCCGCGGAGAGCCGGGTGAGGTCGCGGAAGAGCGCGCCGCCCGGGATGAAGATCTCCTTCTGGGACGGCAGGTCGGCGCCGCCCGACTCGACGAGGCTGATGGTGGGCAGCCGGTTGGCGAGCGCTATCTCGTTGGCGCGCAGGGCCTTCTTCAGCGTCCACGGATTGCTGGCGCCGCCGCGCACGGTGGGGTCGTTCGCGGTGATCAGGCACTCGACGCCCTCGACGACGCCGATGCCGGTCACCAGGGAGGCGCCCACGGTGTAGTCGCTGCCCCAGCCCGCGAGCGGGGACAGTTCGAGGAAGGGCGTGTCCGGGTCCAGCAGCAGCTCGATGCGCTCGCGGGCGAGCAGCTTGCCGCGGCCGCGGTGCCGCTCGACGTACTTCTCGCCGCCGCCCGCGAGGGCCTGGGCGTGCTCTGCCTCCAGCTCGGCGAGCTTGCCGAGCATGGCCTCACGGTTGGCCGCGTAGCCGGGCGCGGTGGTGTCCAGGGCGGACGCGAGCAGGGTCACTGGGGCTCCTCGGAGCGGGGCGTGCGGGGGGTGCGAGGGGTGGGGGGCGCGGGGGTTTGCGTCTCGGTGCCCGCGGTAGGGCCCCCGGAGGGGTCCGTGGAGGGGCCTGTGGCATGGCCTGTGGGGGGATCCGTGAAGGGATCCGTGAAGGTATCCGTGGAGGGATCCGCGGCCGCCAGCAGGTCTTCCGGGATGTCCACGTGGCGGGCGCGCAGCCACTCGCCGAGCGCCTTGGCCTGCGGGTCGAAACGGTGCCGGGCGGCGACTCCCTCGCCGAGCAGCCCCTCGACCACGAAGTTCAGGGCCCGCAGGTTGGGCAGCACATGGCGGGTGACCGGCAGGTCCGCGCACTCCGGCAGGAGGGTGCGCAGGCGGTCGGTGGTGAGGGTGCGCAGGAGCCAGTCCCAGACGGGGTCCGCGGGGTCCGTGGGGCTCGTGGGGTCCGTGTCCGTGGGGTTCGCCACCGCCCTTTGCGCGGGGCCCTGCGCGAGGCCGGGGCCCCGCGCGAGACCCTGGCGGGCCCAGACACCGATGTTGGCGTCCCCGCCCTTGTCGCCACTGCGGGCGCCCGCGAGGAGGCCGAGCGGCGCGCGGCGCGTACGAACGGCGGGCGCCCCCTCCCCACCCGCCCCCGGCGAGGTCTGCCGGACGTCCGCCTCCAACGGCTCCTGAACGGGCCGCAGTTCCCGGGTGCGGCCGGGTCCCGGTACGTGCTGCCGCCGCCCGTCCGGGAGAACGGCGACGTGCTCGACGGCGCCCTGCGCGACGTACGCCGTCTCGAACACCCCGTAGGGTGTGCCCTTCCCGGGCGGCGCGGTCACGTGGAAGCCCGGGTACGAGGCGAGCGCCAGCTCCACCGCGGCGGCGCCGAGCGCGCGCCCCACCGCCTGCTCGTCGCGGTCGCGCGCGACCAGCCGCAGGACGGCGCTCGCGGCCTCCTCGGTGCCGGCGTCCGGGTGGTCGGTACGGGCGAGTTCCCAGCGCAGTTCGGCGGGCCGCCGCTTGCTCAGGGCGTCCTCCATCTGCGCGCGCACCAGGTCCGCCTTGGCGTCGATGTCGAGCCCGGTCAGCACGAAGACGACCTCGCCGCGGAAGCCGCCGAGCCGGTTCAGGCCGACCTTCAGCGACGGGGGCGGGGGCTCGCCCCGGACGCCGTCGATCGCGACCCGGTCGGGCCCCTGCCGGGTGAGCCGGACGGTGTCGAGGCGTGCGGTGACGTCGGGGCCCGCGTACCGGGCGCCGGAGGTCTCGTAGAGGAGTTGCGCGGTGACGGTTCCGGTGTCGACGAAGCCGCCGGTGCCGTCCTGCTTGGTGATGACGCAGGAGCCGTCCTCGTGGAGCTCGGCGAGCGGGAAGCCGGGGTGGTGGGCGGCGCCGGGACGGTGCGACGCGAAGAACGCGTAGTTGCCGCCGGTGGCCTGGGTGCCGCACTCCAGGACGTGCCCGGCGACCACGGCGCCCGCCAGCTTGTCGTACTCCTCTGGCCGCCACCCGAAGTGCGCGGTGGCGGGCCCCGTGACGAGGGCGGCGTCGGTGACGCGGCCGGTGACCACGATGTCCGCGCCGGCGCGCAGGCAGGCGGCGATGCCGTGGCCGCCGAGATAGGCGTTGGCGGTGACGACGCCCTCGGGCCAGCCGCCTCGGCCGATCAGGTCGTCGCCGGTGACGTGGGCGACGCGCGCGGGTATGCCGAGGCGGTCGGCGAGCTCGCCGAGCCTCTCGGCGAGGGAGGCCGGGTTGACGCCGCCCGCGTTGGCCACGATCCGCACCCCGCGCTCGTGGGCGAGGCCGAGGCACTGCTCCAGCTGGCCGAGGAACGTCTTCGCGTAGCCCAGTGCGGCATCCCGCAGGCGGTCCCGGCCGAGGATCAGCATGGTCAGCTCGGCGAGGTAGTCGCCGGTGAGGACGTCGAGGGCGCCGCCGGTGAGCATCTCGGTCAGGGCGGCGGAACGGTCGCCGTAGAAGCCGGAGAAGTTGCCTATGCGCAGCGGTGGGGGCGGTGGGTGCTGTGAGGCCGTCGAGGGTTGCGAGGCCGTCGAGGGTTGCGAGGCCGACGAGGGTTGCGAGGCCGACGAGGGTTGCGAGGCCGACGAGGGCTGTGCGGGCGGCGGGGCCGGGCTCACCGGGGGCCGTCCGTCCCGTCGGAGGGCGTTCCCGGCGCGCGGCCCTCCCCCGGGGGACCCGCGAAGGCCTGGGCGATGTCGAGCCACTCGTCGGCGTCGGGGCCGTCCGCGTGCACGTCCACGTCCGAGCGGTGCGCGCGCTGGGTGACGAGCAGGCAGAAGTCGACGGCGGAGCCGGTGACGCGCTGGGCGGCGTCCTCGGGGCCGTGGGCCCAGACCTCGCCCGAGGCGGCGGTCAGCTCCACCCTGAACTCCTCCTCGGGTGGCCGCAGTCCGTGCACCAGGTAGGCGAAATCCCGTGCCCTGACGCCGATCCGCACCACGTGCCGCAGCCGATCGGTGGGCTCCCGGACCACGCCGAGGGTGTCGGCGACGTCCTTGCCGTGCGCCCACGTCTCCATGATCCGCCCGGTGGCCACGCCCGCGGGGGACATCGGCGGCCCGTACCAGGGAAACCGCGTCCCGTCCGGCGCCGCCCGCAGCAACCGCTGGAGCTCCTCGCGGCCGGCGCGCCAGCGGGCCATCAACTCGGAGGGGAGCAGCACCGCGCCGGCCTGTGCGGCGTCGTCTATGTACGTGTCCGGGGCCGCGGCGGCCTCCTCGATCTGGGCCGCGAAGGCGTCCGTGTCGGTGGCGGCGAGCAGCGCGGCCCGGTCGGTCCAGGCGAGGTGGGCGATCTGGTGGGCCACGGTCCAGCCGGGTGCGGGGGTCTCCGCGGCCCACTCGCGCGCGGAGAGCCCGCTCACCAGCTGGTCGAGCTCCTCGCTCTCGGCACGCAGGTCGTCGAGCACGGGGCGGGGGTCGGACACGGCGCGCTCCTTACGGTGCGGTGTCCCTGTGCGGGACGACGGTTCCTTGTGCGCCCGGCAGCGCTCGGCCTGGTTCCGGGTGCCTCCGGAAGTGGGCCCGGTCCCGGGGCTTGGGCGGGTCCGGATTCGGTGCCTTGGGCAGGTTCGGGGCGCGGTCCCGGGGCCGTTCCGGGGGCGGGGCAGGGCGGTATGTGCGGTGAGCATGGCACGGGGCCGGAACCAAAACAAGCATGCGTGCTTGTATTTTCACGTTGTGGTGGCGTTCCGGAAGAGGCCCCCTCTCCCTCGGCCGCTGGCGCGGAGCCACAGCCGGAAAATCCATCGAAGGCGGTGGCAAGGGGCACCTACGCTGCCGCCTTCGACGAACAGGATGTGTCAGTCGGTGTCAGTCGGTGCTGCTCGGGGCCACCCTGGACGGGCCCGCGAAGTCCTCGGGCAAGGCGTCCATCAGGAGTTCATCGACGGATCGGCCGAGCCAGTACCCGGCCTTACGGAGGCGCCCGGCCTGCCGGAAGCCCGCCTTCTCGTAGGCGACGATGCCGGCCCTGTTGGGTTCCAGGACCTTGAGCCAGACGCCGCGCAGGGCGGCCAGGTTGAACGCCCAGTCGAGCGTCAGGGTGGTCGCCTCGGTGGCGTAGTGGTTCCCGCGCGCCTCCGGGGCCAGAAGAATGATGTACTCGGCTCGTTGTACAGCCTGATCGACGTAGAGCACGGTCATTCCGATGGCTTGTTCGTCCTCCAGCCGCACGACTTCGAAAGAGCGGCGCATCTCGCTCCTCGCCTGGGCCTCCCAACCGGCGGCGCGGACCTCCCAGGCCGTCGGCATCTGGGTGCCGTATCCCAGGATCGTCCCGGGATCGTTCTCCCAACGGTGGTATTCGGGCAACAGCTCCTGCCGCGGCAGGCCCAGGGCGAGCCGGTCGCCGCGCAAGAGAATGTGAGGCTGGCTCACGGGATGGCTCCTCTCGAACCCCGGTGTCGTGGTCCGGGGCCGTCCGGTGTGCAGATCGTTGTGTACAGGGAGGTCTCAGGCGGCTCTTCGATCGGCCGTTCCTCCTGATCGGCAATCCATCAGCACAAGGCGGTGCCCTGCGGGCACGAGGTCGACGCCCGCCCATGCGCTCCGCCCCCGCGTCTGCCACTGGACGTCGACCAGGTACGAAGCGAGCCAGTCGACGTTGACCTGTCCTCCCACCAGACCGGAGATCGCCTGCGAACTCGCCCCCCACACCCCCCATCGGCGTGGGAAACCGTATACACCGGACAGGCCCCCGCCGCGTCTGTGATCACTGCGACCGTGCCCATCGCGCGAGCACGTACGATCGTGAACGAGCCCGCCCACGCGTGCGCGTAGGCAGAGATGTCCGAGCAGGTCAAGGCCCCTGCAGGGGTTGCGGGGCTCGCCGGCGGCGGACCGGTCGTACGCGACTCCAAAGACCCGACGGGACCGGTGCTCGGGTTCGGTACTGCTGTGTGGTCCTCGTTCATCCAGAGTGCAAAGGACGGTGGCTTCGGCCGCTGTCCGAAACCGTGAACAATGACGGCGCGCACCACCCGGAGGTGACTCCGGGTGGCGACTGAGCGATTCGAGATCACCCCAGCCCGGGGGCTGGGCACTGGTGGTCCGGAACCGATACTCGCCTACCCGACCGGCGCTAGGCTCGCGCAATGCGACCTCTCAGATATTCCATCAACGTCACACTGGACGGCTGCTGCGACCATCGCGAAATCCTCCCGGACGAGGAATTGCACCGCCACGCGACCGAGAACATCGCCCAAGCCGATGCCCTGCTCTTCGGCCGGGTTACCTACGACATGATGGAGGCGGCCTGGCGGCCGTCGGCGCGCGCGGGAGCAACGACCGACTGGCCCGACTGGATGGAACCCTTCGCCCGGACCATCGACGCGGCGAAGAAGTACGTCGTGTCGAGCAGCCTGGAACGGGTCGACTGGAACGCGGAGTTCGTACGCGGGGACTTGCGAAATGCCGTTCAGCAGCTCAAGCAGGAGCCAGGTAACGGTCTGTTCGTGGGCGGAGTGAAGCTCCCGCTGGCCCTCGCGGAAATGGGATTGATCGATGAGTACGAGTTCGTGGTGCAGCCCAGGCTGGTAGGACATGGGCCGACGCTGTTCGCGGGGCTGTCCAAGCAGGTCGACTTGAGGCTCGTGGGCCGGTGGGAGTTCGGCTCGGGGGCCGTCGCGATGCGGTACGAACCGAAAGGGTGACGCCGGGGAGGCCGTGAGCGGCGTTCCCGGACTCCCCCGGTTTCCGTACGCCCCCGTGCCCTTTGAGTGCCCGGATGAGTACCCGTACGGATAGCAGCAGCCCATCCGCTGGAAAACGATGGCCGCCATGACCACCACCTCGCGGGTCGCCATGCCGGTCGCGGCCGTTCTGCTGCTGGTCCCCGCGCTCGCCGCCTGCGGGGGCGCGACCGACGGGAAGACCGTGCGCGAACTCGCCGCCGGCCCCGACGCCGTGAAGGCACGTCAGCAGGCCGAGTCGGCCATCCGCGACACCGTCGCCGCCTGGGACACCGGCACCCCGCTCACGCTCGGCCTCCTCGCCCTGGAGGACACGTGCGCCGGCGGGACGGCGAAGGAGTGGTTCTACTCCACCGGCGACGACCGGTACAAAATCCGCTGCACCCTGTACGCCACCGCCTATTTCGGCGCCGATCCCCGCCATATGGCCGACACGATCGACGGGATCCTCACCGCGGGGGACCGCACGGGGTCCCCCATTCCCTTCGCCCACGACTTCCAGTACGCGCGCACGGTCGTGGACTACTACCGGGGCAGGACCGGCGACCCGCAAGGGCCGGGGACCGGCGAACCGACGCTGCTCAGCGCGGCTCCGGTCACGCTCCGATGGGACCAGGTGAAGAGCGAGGGGAACGAGGAGAGCAGGGGCAAGCGCGAACTGATCGGCGAACCCCGCCCGTGCGCACCCAGGGGCCCGCCGACGCTGCGGCGCTGCCTGCGCGAGCCGGCCTCCACCAGCGTGGCCGATCTGCGCCGCACGTACGGGATGGTGTTCGAGCTTCCCTTCGTCGCCGACGATTACTTCGTCGTCTGGAAGTGACCCCCGCGAAGTGACCCCCTGGAAGTGACCCTACGCCCCCCGACGCCCACCCCCCGGCGGCGTCGCGTGAAGGACTACGACCGCCAGGTCGTCCTCCACCGGCTCGGGGCTGAAGTCGTGCGTCGCCTGGCGGACGCGTTCCGCGATCGCCATCGCGCCCATGCCCGCGCAGCCGGCGAGGATCCGGGCCAGGCCGTCCCCGTCGTCCAGCTGCCGCTGGCCGTCGCGGCGCTCGGTGACGCCGTCGGTGACGCACAGCAGGGTCTCGCCGGGTGCGAGGAGGAAGGACTCCGCGGTGAAGTCGGTGTCCTCGTCGATGCCGAGCAGCATCTGCGACTCGGCGACGGACTGGACCTTTCCGCCGGCGGTCATCCGCAGGGGCAGCGGGTGGCCCGCGCTGGCCAGGGTGCACTGGGCGCCGCCGGCGTGCGGGTCGGGGGTCAGTTCGCCGTAGACCATGCTCAGGAACCTCGGCTGGGCGCCCTCGACGGCGACGCTCACCGCCTCCGCCGCGTCCTCCGCCATGACCGCGTTCAGCCAGCCGAGCACCGCCTCGACGCCGTGTCCCTCGCGGGCCAGCAACCGCACCATGTGGCGGGTGAGGCCGGTCACCGACATCGCCTCCGCGTCCTTGCCCTGGACGTCGCCGAGCAGGAAGCACCAGCGGCCGTCACCGGTGGGGAACAGGTCGTAGAAGTCGCCGCCGACGGTCAGGCCGCTGGCGTGCGGCTCGTAGACGATCGCGGACTCCACGCCGGGCAGGCTGCCGAGCGAGGCGGGGAGCTGGCGGCGTTGCAGGGCCGTGCTGATGCTGGTCTGGCGGGCGTACCGGCGGGCCGTGTCCAGGGCCTGGGCGATCCTGCGTGCCACGTCCTCCGTGGTGCGTGCGGCGGAGTCGGTGATCTCGGCGGGTGCGGCGCGGCCGATCACCAGCGAGCCGCGGCACTCGCCGCCGGACACCATGGAGAAGGCCAGCGCCGAGCCTCCGGGGTCGCCGTCGGCGGCCTCCGGCCACGGCCAGGCCAGGCCCGCGGTCCACAGCTCGCAGGGCGGCGGGTCGGGCTCCAGCTGGCGGCGGAGGGGGGCGATGCGGCGCTCGTCCATGTGCCAGACGCTGGCGAGCCGCATGTCGCCGGCCTCGGTGGCGAGCCAGACCGCGCACCAGTCGGCGAGCCTCGGCACCATGAGCTGGCCGGCCAGGGCGGCGACCATGCCCTCGTCGAGCTGGCCGGAGAGGAGCTCGCTGGCCTCCGCGAGGAACGTCCCGCCGTGCGCGGCGGGCCCGGCGGCACCGTGGTACTCGACCTGGGCGGACGGATGCGCCACCTCGCTGGCCTCCAGCTGCCGGTACAGGGCCGTGTTCAGCGGGCCGACGGGGGCTTCGGACTCGTCGGAGTCGGCGATCCGCAGCCGGCACCAGACGGCCTTCTCCTTGCGCCGGTAGGTCACCCCCCACGACTCCGCGAGCGCGCCGACGATCTGGAGGCCGAGGCCCCGCCCGCTGCCGCGCGTGGCGGAGGCGCCGGGCACCGTGCCCGAGGGCTGCCGGTCGACGACCTCGATCCTGGCGCCCGTCAGCTCGCCGTCCCGGTCCCACGCCGTCTCCACCTGGCAGATCACGTCCATCGTGGTGCCCGCGTGGATCAGGGCGTTCGTCGTCAGCTCGCCGACGAGCAGCGCGGCGTCGTCCGCGAGGCGCTCGGCGGGGCGGCCGAGGGAGGACGTCGACAGGGCCCGCTCGGTGATCACCGCCCGTACGAAGGCGCGGGCCCGGGAGGGCGCCACCTGGCTCGCGGGCAGCCGCGTTCCCGCGCCGGAGCCGGGACGGTCCGGGACCGGGCCGACGCCCACCCGGCTCTCCCTACCGGGTGCCGGCCCGTTCGCGGCGGGGCCGGCACCCGCTCGCTGCGTACCCGCACCGGATCCCGGCCCCTCGGGTACCGGACCGGAATCCGCCCGGGAGAGGGGTGGCTCCTGCACAGAGCCCTCCTGACTCGAACGGTTGCCCTAAAAGACACTATAGTGACGTAGATAA comes from the Streptomyces sp. TS71-3 genome and includes:
- a CDS encoding acyclic terpene utilization AtuA family protein encodes the protein MRIGNFSGFYGDRSAALTEMLTGGALDVLTGDYLAELTMLILGRDRLRDAALGYAKTFLGQLEQCLGLAHERGVRIVANAGGVNPASLAERLGELADRLGIPARVAHVTGDDLIGRGGWPEGVVTANAYLGGHGIAACLRAGADIVVTGRVTDAALVTGPATAHFGWRPEEYDKLAGAVVAGHVLECGTQATGGNYAFFASHRPGAAHHPGFPLAELHEDGSCVITKQDGTGGFVDTGTVTAQLLYETSGARYAGPDVTARLDTVRLTRQGPDRVAIDGVRGEPPPPSLKVGLNRLGGFRGEVVFVLTGLDIDAKADLVRAQMEDALSKRRPAELRWELARTDHPDAGTEEAASAVLRLVARDRDEQAVGRALGAAAVELALASYPGFHVTAPPGKGTPYGVFETAYVAQGAVEHVAVLPDGRRQHVPGPGRTRELRPVQEPLEADVRQTSPGAGGEGAPAVRTRRAPLGLLAGARSGDKGGDANIGVWARQGLARGPGLAQGPAQRAVANPTDTDPTSPTDPADPVWDWLLRTLTTDRLRTLLPECADLPVTRHVLPNLRALNFVVEGLLGEGVAARHRFDPQAKALGEWLRARHVDIPEDLLAAADPSTDTFTDPFTDPPTGHATGPSTDPSGGPTAGTETQTPAPPTPRTPRTPRSEEPQ
- a CDS encoding TIGR03084 family metal-binding protein; translated protein: MSDPRPVLDDLRAESEELDQLVSGLSAREWAAETPAPGWTVAHQIAHLAWTDRAALLAATDTDAFAAQIEEAAAAPDTYIDDAAQAGAVLLPSELMARWRAGREELQRLLRAAPDGTRFPWYGPPMSPAGVATGRIMETWAHGKDVADTLGVVREPTDRLRHVVRIGVRARDFAYLVHGLRPPEEEFRVELTAASGEVWAHGPEDAAQRVTGSAVDFCLLVTQRAHRSDVDVHADGPDADEWLDIAQAFAGPPGEGRAPGTPSDGTDGPR
- a CDS encoding GNAT family N-acetyltransferase, which translates into the protein MSQPHILLRGDRLALGLPRQELLPEYHRWENDPGTILGYGTQMPTAWEVRAAGWEAQARSEMRRSFEVVRLEDEQAIGMTVLYVDQAVQRAEYIILLAPEARGNHYATEATTLTLDWAFNLAALRGVWLKVLEPNRAGIVAYEKAGFRQAGRLRKAGYWLGRSVDELLMDALPEDFAGPSRVAPSSTD
- a CDS encoding DUF397 domain-containing protein, with product MSEQVKAPAGVAGLAGGGPVVRDSKDPTGPVLGFGTAVWSSFIQSAKDGGFGRCPKP
- a CDS encoding dihydrofolate reductase family protein is translated as MRPLRYSINVTLDGCCDHREILPDEELHRHATENIAQADALLFGRVTYDMMEAAWRPSARAGATTDWPDWMEPFARTIDAAKKYVVSSSLERVDWNAEFVRGDLRNAVQQLKQEPGNGLFVGGVKLPLALAEMGLIDEYEFVVQPRLVGHGPTLFAGLSKQVDLRLVGRWEFGSGAVAMRYEPKG
- a CDS encoding SpoIIE family protein phosphatase, with translation MGVGPVPDRPGSGAGTRLPASQVAPSRARAFVRAVITERALSTSSLGRPAERLADDAALLVGELTTNALIHAGTTMDVICQVETAWDRDGELTGARIEVVDRQPSGTVPGASATRGSGRGLGLQIVGALAESWGVTYRRKEKAVWCRLRIADSDESEAPVGPLNTALYRQLEASEVAHPSAQVEYHGAAGPAAHGGTFLAEASELLSGQLDEGMVAALAGQLMVPRLADWCAVWLATEAGDMRLASVWHMDERRIAPLRRQLEPDPPPCELWTAGLAWPWPEAADGDPGGSALAFSMVSGGECRGSLVIGRAAPAEITDSAARTTEDVARRIAQALDTARRYARQTSISTALQRRQLPASLGSLPGVESAIVYEPHASGLTVGGDFYDLFPTGDGRWCFLLGDVQGKDAEAMSVTGLTRHMVRLLAREGHGVEAVLGWLNAVMAEDAAEAVSVAVEGAQPRFLSMVYGELTPDPHAGGAQCTLASAGHPLPLRMTAGGKVQSVAESQMLLGIDEDTDFTAESFLLAPGETLLCVTDGVTERRDGQRQLDDGDGLARILAGCAGMGAMAIAERVRQATHDFSPEPVEDDLAVVVLHATPPGGGRRGA